The genomic segment ATAGAAATAGAGGGCAAGGCGGTGCATTCGGGCTCCAAGTGGCTGGGGGTAAGTGCCATCGAAAAAGCGGTTAAACTGATGGCTGCAATCGATGAACTGGAGCACAAATGGCTGATGACCTATAAACATACTCTGCTGCCGTCGCCTACCTCGAATGCAGGCGTGATTGAGGGCGGAACAGCGGGTTCTACCGTAGCAGATTACTGCTGTTTTAAAACCTGTGTGCATTATCTGCCCGTACAGATGAGCCACGACCAAGTGGTAAAAGAGTACACCGAGGCAATCTACCGCTGCTGCGAAGGCGACGAGTGGCTGAAAGACCATAAACCACGCATCTCCATTTACCAAGCGGGCGGCTCATTCGAGATGGATTTAAAACACGAATTTGTCGGTGCGTTTCGCAGTGCTTATAAAACAGCACTGGGCAAAGAAGTAAAAGTTGTGGGTTCCCCTGCGGGGTGTGATTCGCGCGTTTGGCGCAATATAGCAAAATGCCCCACTTTACAGTACGGCCCCGGCAGGCAGGCACAGTGCCATGCAGTGAATGAATATATCGAGTTACAGCAATATCTCGATGCAATTTTGGTTTATGCACAACTCATTATAGATTGGTGCCAAGAATAATAAGGAGGATTACGCGAATGCAGAAAAAAGTTTTAATTGCCGGCGAAAGCTGGATGAGTTATACTACCCACGTGAAAGGTTTTGACAGCTTTTACACATCGGTGTACGAGGAGGGGGTAGGCCCTATCCGCACCGCTATCGAACAGGCGGGCTATCAGGTAGATTACATACCCAACCATCATGCACCCGAAAAGTTCCCTTTTACTATGGAAGAGTTAAAAGAATATTCCTGCGTGATTTTGTCCGACATCGGTTCAAACACACTGCTGCTTGCGCCCGATACCTTTTCTAAAAGCATCAGAAAGCCCAACCGTTGTCAGCTAATCAAAGACTATGTGGAGCAGGGCGGTTCTTTCTTGATGGTTGGCGGTTATATGTCGTTTACCGGTGTAGATGCAAAAACACGGTATGGTCAGACGCCGATTAAAGACGTTCTGCCTGTTGAGTGCCTGGATATAGACGACAGAGCAGAGCACCCCGAGGGTGTGGTACCG from the Hydrogenoanaerobacterium saccharovorans genome contains:
- a CDS encoding glutamine amidotransferase; this translates as MQKKVLIAGESWMSYTTHVKGFDSFYTSVYEEGVGPIRTAIEQAGYQVDYIPNHHAPEKFPFTMEELKEYSCVILSDIGSNTLLLAPDTFSKSIRKPNRCQLIKDYVEQGGSFLMVGGYMSFTGVDAKTRYGQTPIKDVLPVECLDIDDRAEHPEGVVPVIVKEHEAIKGLPKEWPHFLGYNKTKATAQGEVLVTIDGDPFIAVGEFGKGKSAVFTSDCAPHWGPPEFVNWEYYNELWKGILDYLTK